acactcattttactaaaagaaggggtgtttttttaaggatggtcctcgcttagggtagtttttaaaattacccaattaacggacattattggtgacatatttatcaagttatgcAGTTATGCAGCACAAAAGATTGACTTCTGAGCAATTTCactaatcagatttttttttaaatcggagccgacttcaacagcaCCAATTTAGCTTACTGATATCATCACTGTCACTGAATGACACTCTTGcttaggggtaaatttcaaacccattccttgcttagggtgtttttatttgagtaaatccttgtttagggttagtttgacaaattttcgacatcctagcttagtgtcatttttgaaagtcaattcatgcggatgcttacaacttttatacatgagtgatcCCCCTGGATAATGTCAATCTCCtttagaaaaatgcaacgcccgggggcgtttattagagacaatacGATAGTCCAAAGATAGCCTAAACTTAAAACTGAAGTTTCAATTGGCCACTGAGTGACAAGCGATCAGTTAAACCATTGAGGAAGAGTATGTTTCATCATTGGTAAAAACAATTGCTTGTCGCTCGGTCAGAGTGCAAGTTCAGCTTTACAATCAGCTTTGTGACTTCTTGTAAAGAATGCTATCAAAATGGGCTATATTCCAGTTAAAgtacatacaccccttatggaaaacatgacaaaTTCACACAGTGggaatatatttcaaatttggatAACCCCATTCGAAATTTACTcctgtgggagattatggtcatgtcttccatagagggtatatggatttcaattggaataactcaatgGCTGTGTATCTTAGAGGAAGAATTATGAAAGGAATTCAAATTTAAtcttacaggctgtatcaaaatgattggaaccCACCAGCTTCCAGTGATTTATGACAAGCCTGCCCCAtcaaaaatgcaacataggagctaccttatttaaTAATGAATGTTATGTTTGTAAAATTATAtataaatcctgggcatttcaaaaggatccaatgttgcatattgaagaaccaggcttgtcaataaacaccaaaaactgatgggtactaatcattttgatacagcttataTTACTAGTCTGCTTATATTACTAACTGCTGGGAATAGAGgctatccgtgttctataagctgcatatcctatcatcgacttctataccttgtttaggactttcaaaagaactacctgcatgtgcaaccatgactgtttcaaaatatccCGCCATgatcatgcaggtaactccaaggtcatgcattgaattggtttgaatgaggaatactacgggaaccagcaccctTAGTCAGAAGTCACActtgagtaacgtggataacctctatttgaGTGTTGAAAACAAAAATGAGTTGGATTTTCTTGGTTTGCCATGCACCCGTATATGTCCTtcatgaatggcccattgtgcagCATTTACAAAGGACATTCAGACATACTATtgacttgaacaggtgcgtgtgaaacaaagaacgcCAACGCAGCAaccaggatgtcttgaaactaccaacttgcgacttcacgctcattttgtggtagcaggtcacatttattGTGCTGATTgtatttcaattcaaatgaaCTGTGACACAAAGAAAACATTTTGTCATTCTGAAAGTCATTATTGTAAGGTGTTAATCAAATCCAACAAAAATGCAATATGGAAGGTTCAAAAATCACAAACGGTAAATTATACATAAAATCCTTTCTTTGATAAGTACACTATGAGTTTGATGATAAAACAAATTTGTAAGCAAGAGCTCTTAcataaataatttgttcatagcAATAGTGATGAAATTCTTCAAGGAAAGTGAGTCATTTGTCACTATATAAATACCGTTTTTGAGATATATGGCCAAAAGATTTTATAATCATAGGCCAAAAGAAACAATATTGTTTGATGGTTCTCATTTTTTTGCCCAAGCAATAGCACGTCTCCAGAATTGTCCTCTCCAGATTCTTTTTTCACAAACCATCAATTCTTTACCACATATTATAAAAGGTGCCAGTTCTCCCGTCAGTTCTTTATCAGTATTCGAAATAAGCAAAAATCTTAAAGGCTATTCGGGCCCTTGGGTGTGAAATCTGTGGCCCTTATCAATTTTTACCCCGGGATTTTCACTCAAAGTgttaaattttaatgttacattggtccacattttgtgacaatttGTAAGACTTCAGATTTGCATATCAACAACCAGTTGTAGTAACTTCAAATTTcgaaacgtttgaggacttgagttgtagcaggtgccatagggtgtgtcttcagtgttaattgttttcattataaatgttgcaaaatattaatattgacaataataacaacctgtttgacctctccatatattcttacattgctcacctgtgtttttatatcatattttgtggtgaaatatgattacaaatgtgtaatttgcaatcatttttggagcaacaatTTATTCGTACCGACGGCTAAGTATGTAtttgaatgcacattaaacacatataaacacatacacagcacctgttggaactcccggtcggagccgggagtttcagtTATTGGAAATGATCAACAAATAGGTAATGCCAGATTTATGGCCTGAGGGCCTGCCTTATTTCAAAAACTGTTTATTATGCTTTTCCTTCAAAACATGTTGTCCCTTGGTCTATGTCTCCTTGCAAGTTCAGGATGAAATTGTGAATTATATCTGCCATCTGGCGCTTCAGTTATTGTTCTCTTTGATTCACCATGATCCGTGTCTTTCTTCCCTGATAATAACCTCTCAGTCTTTGCTTTCTCTGTAGCTTCTCTTCTCAGCCTCTCTGCTCGTAACTGTTCTATACTAGGTCCATTTGAAGCTGCCACTTTTACTTCATGTCTGTCCTTACTTTTGTGACATGATTTCTCTTTATGACTATGTTTCTTATGTTTATGGTCCTTTTTATGTTTGGATTTTTTGTGCTCTTTGTGATGCTTTGGTTTGGTGGGTTCAACATACTGTAACTTGCTACTAGTACTAGTTCTGTGAGTTGTTGGTTTAGTGAATGATCGAGACGATGTTTTCTGATGTTTTTTGTCGGGGTCGTCTTTATGTCTCTTGATGTTCAAGTATTTGTTCATTGAATGCATGGGATCCAATCGACTCTTCCTTTTCAGATCTTTTGTCCTGTAAAGAatgaagcaaaaaataaaaatatattaatgatgGGCTTCTATTTAAGATATCTGTGAAAATTACTTGATTCTGACAAGTTTGTAAAATGTCATGTCACTGATTGTAGTAAACACAACCATAATACACATTCAGCATATTATGGAAGTCCCAGGGTCCGTTTTGAGCCCCACCGGTATATATTATGATTGAAGTTAGGCCTATGCACTTCtatgatttttcaattttaacaaaaatagtCATTATGAGACGTTAAGGCCAAATTCATCTTCCTTGTGACCAATTTAGTTATATTTGTATGCTCTGCTTGCAATTTCTTCAGAAAGAATCCTGGGAGCAGATTGGCTGTTCCCCCCTTCAAAACACAGCTCTGCCCCAGAAATAAAACCAGAG
This DNA window, taken from Amphiura filiformis chromosome 16, Afil_fr2py, whole genome shotgun sequence, encodes the following:
- the LOC140135631 gene encoding leukocyte receptor cluster member 1 homolog, with product MNILPKKSWHVRTNANIERVRRDEANAAEEEKKRLKKVELAEQEARTNLLRARAKGRQVQSGHGNDSMLTGEESNTQDDSKALVSVEDDLIQNVNFFREAEEGKSTGGVNKEHEEEKKAEQEKYEKSIGLLTYLGQSAVESQTAKPWYLTTNKKTDPEEEDDKTKDLKRKSRLDPMHSMNKYLNIKRHKDDPDKKHQKTSSRSFTKPTTHRTSTSSKLQYVEPTKPKHHKEHKKSKHKKDHKHKKHSHKEKSCHKSKDRHEVKVAASNGPSIEQLRAERLRREATEKAKTERLLSGKKDTDHGESKRTITEAPDGRYNSQFHPELARRHRPRDNMF